Proteins co-encoded in one Ruegeria sp. YS9 genomic window:
- a CDS encoding GNAT family N-acetyltransferase: MSKIEFRTAAVADADEVTRCLGSAYADAMSRIEDLPDVTAGIADDIKTHRVMLAISGGIVGVIVFDQVDDAIMVFNLAVSPEAQGQGVARRLMQFAEEEAQARNLSKLKLRTHKMMKDTIAMYRHMGWKVTDQAGSGLTMEKALAVDPD; the protein is encoded by the coding sequence ATGTCAAAGATCGAGTTCAGAACGGCTGCTGTGGCGGATGCAGACGAGGTAACGCGTTGTCTGGGAAGTGCCTATGCAGATGCGATGAGCCGGATCGAGGATCTGCCGGACGTTACTGCCGGAATCGCGGATGACATCAAGACCCACCGCGTCATGCTTGCGATATCCGGTGGTATAGTCGGGGTGATCGTTTTTGACCAAGTTGACGACGCAATCATGGTGTTCAACCTTGCGGTTTCGCCCGAAGCCCAAGGGCAGGGGGTTGCGCGGCGATTGATGCAGTTTGCCGAAGAAGAAGCACAGGCGCGGAATCTATCCAAGTTGAAGTTGCGAACTCATAAAATGATGAAAGACACGATTGCGATGTATCGGCACATGGGCTGGAAAGTGACGGATCAGGCGGGCAGCGGCCTTACCATGGAGAAAGCGTTGGCGGTCGATCCTGACTGA